GATTCCTCTGAGAGTACGCGTGAGACCGTCGATGTCTCTGATGTCTGCTTCCAGCAGTTCTATGTCTCCTAACGCGTCCAACAGATTATCACGACTGCCAGTACTGAAATTATCAATGACTCTCACACAGTATCCTTCTCGAACCAGGGCTTCAACCAAGTGCGAGCCTATGAACCCGGCGCCTCCGGTAACAGCAACGTTCACCAGGAATCTCCCCTTCTTCTTGGGTATGTGAACACGTCTACGCAAATGGCGCTACCCAAACTTGATTGGTTCAGGATCAACCTCATGATACACCCAGAATCTCGCAGGCGAGTCGTAATCCCTGTACAGCTCTTCTCCTGCTGTCCTACGGGAATCGCTTGTACCTCGCCCCAGTCCTGTTCGGGCAAGCCAAACGCACGCTCAGCCTCTTCCGGGACAATAGCCTAGCACACCTGCCCTAGGCAACTCACGATAGGTTCCTTTGCCTCGGCCTGCCATGCATTTGGGTAAGTTGACTATTCGGGCAAGTGCCTGCGCGGGTGTCCCTATCTTGCCAGTGGATGGCACTGCCAGTCAATGAGACCGGCCATCTCGCTTTCGGCGCAGGAAGGAACATCACTTCCCCAGCAATTCCTTAGCTCTCATGATCGCATCTAGCGTGTCTTGCCCCAGGTTGCTGGCGATCCAGGCGGCCATTCGAGTCTTGATCCTCTGTCCAGCAGTTATCCATGAACCAGCAAAGTGGTGAACCGCATAAGTGTTGTCGGTTATCTGCCATTTTCCTTCTATTCTCGGAGGGCTAAACCACTCCCGCGGATATATGTGAACACCGTGCGTCAACACCTGGTAGTTTTCATCAGGCGTAAGGCCGTGCAATTCTCTCGAGAGGGCTGATATTGTGCAGACATTCGTGGTGATATCCATGGCCCCATTGGGCAAGATGAACGTACGCCTATCGTAGCAGTCCAGATGATCCTTAACCCAAAGGTTCCCTGGCTGAGCACCAATGACACCAGCGGGTATGTACCCGGGTTGCTCAAAACCCGAGAACGCTTCATGGCCTAAGAAGGGATGTAGCGATTTCAGCACCTCTACATCAGTGTCCATGTAGATCCCGCCATGGTGATACAGAACATG
This portion of the Clostridia bacterium genome encodes:
- a CDS encoding glycosyltransferase; this translates as MIPKVIHCCWFGGGKKPELVQNCIASWERHLPGYEIVEWNEDNFDISANEYCRQAHEARKWAFVSDYARLHVLYHHGGIYMDTDVEVLKSLHPFLGHEAFSGFEQPGYIPAGVIGAQPGNLWVKDHLDCYDRRTFILPNGAMDITTNVCTISALSRELHGLTPDENYQVLTHGVHIYPREWFSPPRIEGKWQITDNTYAVHHFAGSWITAGQRIKTRMAAWIASNLGQDTLDAIMRAKELLGK